CTTGTATGGATAACGATGATCTTAGAAGAGGGAAACCAACAAATCACAAGATTTATGGTGAGGATGTGGCTGTTTTAGCAGGGGATGCACTTCTTGCATTAGCCTTTGAGCACATTGCTACTCAAACAAAAGGGGTTTCTTCTGATAGAATTGTGAGGGTGATTGGTGAGTTGGCTAAATGTATTGGGTCAGAGGGACTTGTAGCTGGTCAGGTTGTAGATATAATTTCAGAAGGTATTTCTGATGTTGATTTGAAGCATTTAGAATTCATTCATCTGCACAAGACTGCAGCTTTGTTAGAAGGGTCAGTGGTGCTAGGGGCTATATTAGGAGGGGCACCAGATGAAGATGTGGAGAAGCTAAGGAAGTTTGCAAGATGTATTGGGTTGTTATTTCAAGTTGTGGATGATATTCTTGATGTCACAAAGTCTTCTCAGCAATTGGGGAAAACAGCTGGGAAGGACTTGGTTGCTGATAAGGTAACTTACCCCAAACTGATAGGTATTGAGAAGTCTAGGGAGTTTGCTGAGGAGTTAAACAAAGAAGCAAAAGCTCAGCTTGTTGGATTTGATCAAGAGAAAGCAGCTCCATTGTTTGCTCTTGCAAATTATATTGCTTACAGAGAGAATTAAATTGTAACAACAGGATTCTCAGTGATTCCTGATAGTATTAAACAATGaatatatgaatttttggtCAACCAATTTGTATATTTAAAGTTTAAGAAGTTAGTACAAGGCAAGGACGTGAATGTGTACATTTAAAGATTCAAACTTCTAACATCTTGAATGAAATAATGGCCAATAcacatttcttttcttctccacCTTAAGACTGTCATGGTTTTTCAATTGATATCTGAGATATAAATCCTTATTCACATCATTCTGTGGATTTATTTGCCCATTTGTTGTTAAGTCTATTTCTTGCTTTGATATAAGGTCTTATATGCAGCTTATTCTACtgtctttcttttctcttctttggcTGTTGCAGCACTTCTATGACCTGAGACATGCTCATTTTTTTTAGTCCAAACAGGAATCGTAATTGGTCCTCCCACTTCTCTTTTCTCTACCCTTCATTCAAACATTTCTGCATTTTTGtcatatataattagtatagtTTTCATTCAAACTTGGACTTCTATAAATTATTGGATGTCCCAAATAATTTTGAGTTACTTCCCAACTGGATCTGCCAGTTAAATGTGGATAATTTTCTTTAGTGGCTTACACTTTGGAAATCAATTTCTCTTAAAAGTCCTGCCAGTTGGACCATTATGTGGATTACATCTTCCACTTATCCTCTAAAGGTATGAAGAAAATACCAAAGAGCCAATTCAGTTATAGCAAGTTGCCATATATTTTTGGGCTTGAGGGTCCCAGTCTGTATATTTGGAACTCATCCCAACCCTACTTTTAGTAATACAAAATGGAGTGGGTCCAGAGATGTTTGACTTTGTTATGAGATAGCTTCTACCCTGCTGCTTTGGCTTGAAAGCTTGTTCCTCAGTAAGTTACATAGTAAATCACCAAATTAGGGAGTAATCCACACTTTAAGAGTCATGTATATGGTAAAAAGAGTAATCTACAATCTTGCAAAATTGAGTACAAGAGGTACTCCAAATAGATCCAGATCTGCAGGAACAAAGTTGCTTTTTTCATCAGAGGAAACAGCAGAGGTTATAATCCGGCCAAAAGCAAGAGCCTTTTGTAATAGCACAGATTTTTCCAAGAATGAAGCTGAAGTTATCAAACATGAAGACATATACAGAGAAGCTGGAAAAACAAGAAGTGTCTTTGATTTCAAAAGTTACATGGTTCAAAAGATCAAATCTGTCAATCAAGCCTTAGATGCTGCTGTTCCAATCAGAGAGCCTATCAAGTTCCATGAAGCAATGAGATACTCACTCCTTTCCGAAGGCAAGCGGGTTTGTCCTGTACTCTGTATAGCCGCCTGTGAGCTTGTTGGTGGCCAAGAATCAACAGCAATGCCTGCTGCTTGTGGAATGGAGATGATACATGCTATGTGTATGATGCACGACGACCTTCCCTGCATGGACAACGATGATCTCCGTCGAGGAAAGTTGTCACATCACAAGGTTTATGGCGAAAATGTCACTGTTTTAGCTGGTTATTCCCTTGTTGCCTTAGCATTTCAGCATATGACAGCATCCACTAAAGGAGCAGGGCCGTCTTAACCCCTAGGCCACTAAAGCCATCGCTTGGGGCCTCATATTTTTTGGGGCccccattttaaaaaaacaattacttatatatattattttaaaaaaataatattatatgtaCTATGAGTGCTATGATTTCTACTAAAGAAATTGCATATGACAtgaatataaatatgattttcgtaagaaacaatttgatgaaaatatggatAACAAAATCACTAAGTCCCTCGAAGAATCTTTAGAGTTGATCGTTATTTATGTAGagtagatcaaactatttttttactttaaaatagatttgaaccaattgaagcatattaaaaaatatttttgatttcttatttagtggtaaaatattgagattactagatgataaattttttttaaaatattgttttaaccTTGAACTTTCTTTAACACATACTAGTTATTCTGAATTGAtggtttagatttattttttgaagtaaaAGTGTTAAAGATAAACAATACAAGTAGAAGATATTGATGTAatgaaaatactcaatcaaataaaagatttgattcttttccaaatacacatattgTGTTAACAGTTCTTATAACCGTTGCCTCAACCAAATTTTTCTTCGttcgaaattaaaattgattaaatcttctttaagatcaaTAATGTCTCAAGATAGATTGAATGAATTAGctatattatcattt
The Solanum stenotomum isolate F172 chromosome 12, ASM1918654v1, whole genome shotgun sequence DNA segment above includes these coding regions:
- the LOC125846746 gene encoding geranylgeranyl pyrophosphate synthase, chloroplastic-like — protein: MSLSTTITTWGYSHYPLSDVGNKGRSRFCSPGFMPHLKMKFSTSPSSLSVSAVLTKEQTDAESKSKKQAMEFKEYVLEKAISVNKALESAVSIKEPVKIHESMRYSLLAGGKRIRPMLCIAACELVGGVESTAMPAACAVEMIHTMSLIHDDLPCMDNDDLRRGKPTNHKIYGEDVAVLAGDALLALAFEHIATQTKGVSSDRIVRVIGELAKCIGSEGLVAGQVVDIISEGISDVDLKHLEFIHLHKTAALLEGSVVLGAILGGAPDEDVEKLRKFARCIGLLFQVVDDILDVTKSSQQLGKTAGKDLVADKVTYPKLIGIEKSREFAEELNKEAKAQLVGFDQEKAAPLFALANYIAYREN
- the LOC125846747 gene encoding geranylgeranyl pyrophosphate synthase 7, chloroplastic-like gives rise to the protein MYMVKRVIYNLAKLSTRGTPNRSRSAGTKLLFSSEETAEVIIRPKARAFCNSTDFSKNEAEVIKHEDIYREAGKTRSVFDFKSYMVQKIKSVNQALDAAVPIREPIKFHEAMRYSLLSEGKRVCPVLCIAACELVGGQESTAMPAACGMEMIHAMCMMHDDLPCMDNDDLRRGKLSHHKVYGENVTVLAGYSLVALAFQHMTASTKGAGPRPCKGVHPKTMVRAVGELARLIGPEGAAAGQVLDLLCGGNSDTGLEELEYIHRHKTADFAEAAAIVGAMLGGASEEEINRLGKFSKCLGLLFQVVDDILDVTKSSEQLGKTAGKDLLANKLTYPKMIGIGKSKEYAQKLNKEAKEQLAGFDPEKSAPLLAMADFVLHRQK